DNA sequence from the Alteribacter lacisalsi genome:
AAACTATAAGCAGCAGCTTTACACGCTTGTGTGCCCGGATATCGGGATCATAATACTAAGGAACTGAAATTCACACTGATGTGAATGAGAGGAGTACATGCAGCTATGGAACAGGAAAAACAATTATTTTCAATGGATTTTGCCGGCCGTACAATGACATTCGAAACCGGTCAGTATGCCAAGCAGGCAAACGGAGCCGTAATGGTACGCTACGGAGATACGGCTGTAATGTGTACAGCCACAGCATCAAAAGAACCGAAAGACCTTCCGTTCTTCCCGTTAACTTGTAACTATGAAGAGCGCCTTTATGCAGCAGGAAAAATTCCTGGCGGTTTTATTAAACGAGAGGGCCGCCCAAGTGAGAATGCCGTGCTGACAAGCCGTCTGATTGACCGTCCGATCCGTCCGCTGTTTCCCGATGGATTCCGTAACGATGTACAGGTGATCAGCATCGTCATGAGTAATGACCAGAACTGCTCACCTGAAATGGCTGCAATGATGGGGTCATCTGTTGCCCTTTCCATTTCCGACATTCCATTTGACGGACCGATTGCCGGCGTCATTGTCGGCCGGGTGGATGGTGATTTTGTCATTAATCCGACGACAGAGCAAATGGAAAAAAGTGATATTCACCTTGTTGTAGCCGGAACGAAACATGCGATCAATATGGTGGAAGCCGGGGCAGAGGAAGTTCCTGAGGATGTTATGCTTGAGGCCATTATGTTCGGTCACGACGAAATCAAACGCCTGGTTGCTTTCCAGGAAGATATCGTTGAGAAAGTCGGCAAGGAAAAAATGGACGTTAAGCTTGTATCCCACGATAAGGATCTGGAAGCCGAACTCCGTGAAAAGGCAGAAGGAGACCTGAAAGAAGCTGCTACTATTTTTGAAAAGCATGCACGCCAGACGGCTATAGATGAAGTCATCAGCCGAGTTTCCGAGGAGTATGCAAGCGAAAATGCCGATGAGGATCGTTCCCGCGAAGCAAAAGACGTGCTTGATATTATCCTCAAAGGCGTCGTCCGTAAGCTGATTACGAAAGACAAAATCCGTCCAGACGGCCGTCAGATTGACGAGATCCGTCCCCTTGCATCTGAGGTGGATCTTCTTGCACGCGTGCATGGATCCGGTCTCTTTACCCGCGGCCAGACGCAGGCGATGAGTGTCTGTACGCTTGGGGCTCTTGGAGATGTTCAGATTCTTGACGGACTCGGAATTGAAGAAACAAAACGGTTTATGCACCACTATAACTTCCCGAGCTTCAGTGTTGGGGAAACAGGTCCGATCCGCGGACCGGGACGCCGTGAAATTGGACACGGTGCACTTGGAGAACGTGCTCTTGAGCAAGTAATTCCGTCTGAGGATGACTTCCCTTACACAATCCGTCTTGTTTCCGAAGTGCTTGAATCCAACGGTTCCACTTCACAGGCGAGTATCTGTGCGTCCACTCTTGCCATGATGGCAGCCGGCGTGCCGCTTAAGGCACCTGTAGCAGGTATTGCCATGGGGCTCGTGAAGGACGGCGAGGATGTTTCCGTCCTTACGGATATTCAGGGCATGGAAGATTTCCTCGGCGATATGGACTTTAAAGTTGCAGGTACGAAAAAAGGGGTTACAGCCCTTCAGATGGATATTAAGATTGACGGGATCGACCGCCGCATCCTTGAGGAAGCCCTTTCCCAGGCTCAGACCGGCCGCATGAAGATTCTTGACAACATGCTGAGCGCCATTCCGGAGCCGAGAACAGAGCTTTCTGCATATGCACCTAAGATTCTGACAATGAGCATTAACCCTGATAAAATTCGTGACGTGATCGGACCTAGCGGAAAAATCATCAATCAGATTATTGAGGACACAGGTGTTAAAATTGACATCGAGCAGGACGGTAAAGTATATATTTCCTCTACCGAATCGGAGATGAACAACAAGGCTAAAGGAATCATTGAGGACCTTGTTCGTGAAGTGGAAGTAGGAGAAACGTATCTTGGCAAAGTGAAACGGATTGAGAAATTTGGCTGCTTTGTGGAACTGTTTAAAGGAAAAGATGGACTCGTCCACATTTCCCAGCTGGCCAATGAACGTGTCGGCAAAGTTGAGGACGTAGTGAAAATCGGGGATGAAGTCCTTGTAAAAGTTACGGAAATCGACAATCAGGGCCGGGTGAACCTGTCCCGAAAAGCGCTCCTTAAAGATCAGGGGCAGCCTGCAAAAAAATAGTACAAGTGTAAGAGAGGCCGGTCATCCGGTCTCTTTTTTTATGGATGAGCCTCTAGATCACGATACCGTCGATAACGGATTTCCGTTCTGACGGCGCTATTCAGGTAATGAATATCATGACGAATGAGGGCATACGCTCTAAAGATGGTTTTTTTGAGGAGGCTGAGGCAGCCATCCGTATAGCCAACGGACGACGTGAATCGAAGGTTCTGTTTATTCATTTTCAGAAAAGAGTGTATGTACAAATCTGAAATCAATGCTTCCTAAGCGGCGTCAGCCTGTTCTACCGTGTCTTTTCCCTGCATAAGTTGTACTCAGGGAGGGACAGCCTATGATGAAGAAGTTTATCCTGCAATGGAGCACCTTTCTTCTTGTTATCCTGATTACATTTGTGAGTGTTCAAAATCCGATTACGAGCAGTTATATACAGCAACTGAAAGAAGAAGCGGTGGCACCTGCATCAGGGACCACCGACCTTTTCCGTGAAATTGCTGACCGGAAAGCGGAGTTTGAGGAAGCACCGGTAAATGCGAGAGTAGATAAAGTCTGGAAGTCAGTCCCGGGATTAAATGGTCTAAGTGTGGACGTGGAGGCTTCCTATGAGAAAATGAAGCCGGAAGGTTTTTTTAATGAGAGAAAACTGGTCTATAGACAGAACCGGCCGGAGGTAACGCTGGATGACCTGCCGCCGAACCCTGTTTTCAAAGGGAACGAACAGAAGCCAATGGTCTCACTGATGGTAAACGTGGCCTGGGGAAATGAGTATTTACCTGCCATGCTGAAGACAATGCAGGAACATGACGTGAAGTCAACCTTCTTTTTAGACGGTTCGTGGGTGAAAAACAATCCAAAACTTGCTAAAATGATTATAGAAGAAGGGCATGAGATCGGAAACCACGCATATTCTCACCCTGACATGAAGCAGCTGTCCAACGATCGGATCCGGGAGGAACTTGAGAAGACGACTGAAATAATTGAAGCAACCCTGAATCTTAAGCCTCACTGGTTTGCGCCCCCAAGCGGAAGTTTCCGCCAGGATGTGGTGGATATTGCAGCTGACATGGGGATGCATACGGTTATGTGGACAGTAGATACCATTGACTGGCGGCAGCCCCCGCCAGATCAGATGGCTGATAAAATCATCACCAAATCAGAAGCCGGCTCTCTTGTCCTTATGCATCCGACCCAGTCTGCACAGCAGGGCCTGGAAGAGATGATAACTGGACTGAAAGAAAAAGGGTTTCATATTGGAACCGTTTCCGACCTTCTAAGTGAAGATCGCATCATGGTCAGACAACAACAGACGTGGTACTAGGAGGATGACATTTGATTAAACGAGTAGTAAGTGATAATGGATTACGTATCATGTTCGAACCGAACCACACCGTGCGTTCCGTTTCCATCGGTGTTTGGATCGGCACAGGGTCGCGATTTGAAACCAAAATCCAGAACGGGGTGTCGCATTTTCTGGAGCACATGTTCTTTAAGGGAACGAAATCAAGGAACGCACAGCAAATTGCGGAGTCATTTGATTCAATCGGCGGGCAGGTAAACGCCTTCACTTCAAAGGAATATACGTGTTACTACGCAAAAGTGCTGGATGAACACGCAGAGCATGCAGTGGAAGTCCTGGCTGACATGTATTTTAATTCCGTATTTGACCCGGGAGAAATGAAAAAAGAAAAAGGCGTAGTGCTTGAGGAAATTAAAATGTACGAAGATACTCCGGATGACATCGTGCATGATCTTCTCAGCCAGGCAGGCTACGGAGACCACCCTCTCGGCTATCCGATTCTGGGCACCGAGGAAACCCTCGAGACATTCTCGGGCGATTCCCTCACTCATTACATGAATCAGTTCTATAATGCCGAT
Encoded proteins:
- a CDS encoding polysaccharide deacetylase family protein is translated as MMKKFILQWSTFLLVILITFVSVQNPITSSYIQQLKEEAVAPASGTTDLFREIADRKAEFEEAPVNARVDKVWKSVPGLNGLSVDVEASYEKMKPEGFFNERKLVYRQNRPEVTLDDLPPNPVFKGNEQKPMVSLMVNVAWGNEYLPAMLKTMQEHDVKSTFFLDGSWVKNNPKLAKMIIEEGHEIGNHAYSHPDMKQLSNDRIREELEKTTEIIEATLNLKPHWFAPPSGSFRQDVVDIAADMGMHTVMWTVDTIDWRQPPPDQMADKIITKSEAGSLVLMHPTQSAQQGLEEMITGLKEKGFHIGTVSDLLSEDRIMVRQQQTWY
- a CDS encoding polyribonucleotide nucleotidyltransferase, which produces MEQEKQLFSMDFAGRTMTFETGQYAKQANGAVMVRYGDTAVMCTATASKEPKDLPFFPLTCNYEERLYAAGKIPGGFIKREGRPSENAVLTSRLIDRPIRPLFPDGFRNDVQVISIVMSNDQNCSPEMAAMMGSSVALSISDIPFDGPIAGVIVGRVDGDFVINPTTEQMEKSDIHLVVAGTKHAINMVEAGAEEVPEDVMLEAIMFGHDEIKRLVAFQEDIVEKVGKEKMDVKLVSHDKDLEAELREKAEGDLKEAATIFEKHARQTAIDEVISRVSEEYASENADEDRSREAKDVLDIILKGVVRKLITKDKIRPDGRQIDEIRPLASEVDLLARVHGSGLFTRGQTQAMSVCTLGALGDVQILDGLGIEETKRFMHHYNFPSFSVGETGPIRGPGRREIGHGALGERALEQVIPSEDDFPYTIRLVSEVLESNGSTSQASICASTLAMMAAGVPLKAPVAGIAMGLVKDGEDVSVLTDIQGMEDFLGDMDFKVAGTKKGVTALQMDIKIDGIDRRILEEALSQAQTGRMKILDNMLSAIPEPRTELSAYAPKILTMSINPDKIRDVIGPSGKIINQIIEDTGVKIDIEQDGKVYISSTESEMNNKAKGIIEDLVREVEVGETYLGKVKRIEKFGCFVELFKGKDGLVHISQLANERVGKVEDVVKIGDEVLVKVTEIDNQGRVNLSRKALLKDQGQPAKK